From Macaca fascicularis isolate 582-1 chromosome 14, T2T-MFA8v1.1, a single genomic window includes:
- the UPK2 gene encoding uroplakin-2 — MAPLLPIQTLPLILILLAVLSPGTADFNISSLSGLLSPALTESLLVALPPCHLTGGNATLTVRRANDSKVVKSSFVVPPCRGRRELVSVVDSGAGFTVTRLSAYQVTNLVPGTKYYISYLVKKGTATESSREIPMSTLPRSNMESIGLGMAHTGGMVVITVLLSVTMFLLVLGFIIALALGAHK, encoded by the exons ATGGCACCCCTGCTGCCCATCCAGACCTTGCCCTTGATCCTGATTCTGCTGGCTGTGCTGTCCCCAGGGACTGCAG ACTTCAACATCTCAAGCCTCTCTGGTCTGCTGTCCCCGGCACTAACGGAGAGCCTGCTGGTTGCCTTGCCCCCCTGTCACCTCACAGGAGGCAATGCCACACTGACAGTCCGGAGAGCTAATGACAGCAAAG TGGTAAAGTCCAGTTTTGTGGTGCCTCCGTGCCGTGGGCGCAGGGAACTGGTGAGTGTGGTGGACAGTGGTGCTGGCTTCACAGTCACTCGGCTCAGTGCATACCAGGTGACAAACCTCGTGCCAGGAACAAAATACTA CATTTCCTACCTAGTGAAGAAGGGAACAGCCACTGAGTCTAGCAGAGAGATCCCAATGTCCACACTCCCTC GAAGCAACATGGAATCCATTGGGCTGGGCATGGCCCACACAGGGGGCATGGTGGTCATCACAGTGCTGCTCTCCGTCACCATGTTCCTGCTGGTGCTAGGCTTCATCATTGCCCTTGCACTGGGTGCCCACAAGTGA